In Arachis stenosperma cultivar V10309 unplaced genomic scaffold, arast.V10309.gnm1.PFL2 arast.V10309.gnm1.Scaffold_100025, whole genome shotgun sequence, a genomic segment contains:
- the LOC130959866 gene encoding protein FAR1-RELATED SEQUENCE 5-like, translated as MNKHPSLVIIDGDNAMKSAIKEVFPNATHRLCAWHLYKNAVSHIKDPEFREKFKKCLYAKFECDEFEEYWHNMVERFNLVGNDWVEKQYRRKEQWATAYLSSKFCAGFRTTSRYEGINSFIKSFVDSRDSILALVQNLERALRDYRNNEIVAEFKTINGEHVPITGLHSLERHAA; from the coding sequence ATGAATAAGCATCCGAGTCTTGTCATAATAGATGGTGATAATGCCATGAAGAGTGCAATTAAAGAAGTTTTTCCAAATGCTACCCATAGATTGTGTGCTTGGCATCTGTATAAAAATGCAGTATCTCATATCAAGGACCCAGAATTTCGTGAGAAATTTAAGAAATGCTTGTATGCCAAATTTGAATGTGATGAATTCGAAGAGTATTGGCATAACATGGTTGAAAGGTTTAATCTTGTGGGAAACGACTGGGTAGAGAAACAATATAGAAGGAAAGAACAGTGGGCTACTGCTTATTTGAGTAGCAAGTTCTGCGCTGGATTTAGAACTACATCCAGATATGAAGGCATAAATTCTTTCATTAAAAGCTTTGTTGACTCAAGGGATAGTATACTTGCATTGGTGCAAAACCTAGAACGTGCTTTAAGGGACTACAGAAATAATGAAATTGTTGCTgaattcaaaacaataaatgGAGAACATGTGCCCATAACAGGTTTACATTCTCTTGAGCGTCATGCTGCGTAG
- the LOC130959867 gene encoding protein FAR1-RELATED SEQUENCE 5-like, which yields MLSIYLDKSCSMWKVRKIVEDHNHPLIPLKLVHRIPNHRIMIDADKAQVDSMHRHGLPPSKIMGLIAGQAGGYEFAGFTKKDLDNYIERNLRSKIIEGDVNATLTYLHGKAEDEPMMIVRHSLTDDDKLEHLFWADDLSRFDYQYFGDVLAFDSTDRKNKYNRPLVIFSGTNHHRQTCIFGFGLLADEQTNHTSGY from the coding sequence ATGTTGTCAATTTATCTTGACAAGAGTTGTTCAATGTGGAAAGTCCGAAAGATTGTGGAGGATCATAACCATCCTTTGATACCGCTTAAATTAGTTCACCGAATTCCAAATCATCGTATAATGATAGATGCAGACAAGGCACAAGTGGATAGCATGCATAGACATGGCCTCCCACCTTCGAAGATCATGGGTCTTATTGCTGGACAAGCCGGTGGTTATGAATTTGCTGGTTTTACAAAAAAAGATTTGGATAACTATATTGAAAGAAATCTACGTTCAAAAATCATTGAAGGAGATGTAAATGCAACTCTTACTTATTTGCATGGAAAAGCAGAGGATGAACCTATGATGATTGTGAGACATAGTTTAACAGATGACGATAAATTGGAGCATTTATTCTGGGCGGATGATTTAAGTCGATTTGACTATCAATATTTTGGTGATGTTCTAGCATTTGATTCTACCGACAGAAAAAATAAGTATAATAGGCCGCTAGTTATCTTTTCAGGCACAAACCATCATCGCCAAACTTGTATTTTTGGCTTCGGTTTGCTAGCAGATGAACAAACAAATCATACAAGTGGTTACTAG